The Peribacillus simplex genome contains the following window.
CACCATAACTCCACCTATCCACGCTGTATGAATCAGTCCGATCGAATCCGTAATCACCCCGCCTAAGTAGGCACCAATGGCGATTCCCGCATTGAAGGCAGCAATATTGATGGCTGACGCCACGTCCACTGCACTCGGCACGAAACGCTCCGCTAACATGACGACATACACTTGAAGCCCCGGAACATTCATGAATGCAAATAATCCCATTAAAATGATCGTAATTAGACCGGCTATCTTAAACGGTGCCGTGAAAGTCAAGACAACAAGTACAATGGCTTGAATAAGAAACATATAGAATAGGGCATTAATAGGATTGCGATTCGCGAATTTCCCGCCAAGGGTATTTCCTATTGCTATGGCTACTCCATATATTAGCAAAATCAATGCCACAGTTCCTTCTTTATACCCTGTCACTTCCTGAAGTAATGGCGAGAGGTACGTGAAGACAACGAATGTACCTCCATACCCTAATGCTGTAATGATGAATACTAGCAGCAATCGGCCATTCGTAACCAATTTGATTTGATCACGGAACGTTGTCCGTGCAGCTTTTCTTAAATCGGACGGGACCAGGATGCTGTTCCCGATGAAAGCAATCAGGCCGATTGCCACAATGATTATGAAAGCGAATCTCCAGCCGAATTGCTGACCGATGAAGGTTCCAAAAGGAACTCCGGTCACCGTTGCCACCGTCAGGCCTGTAAACATGATGGCGATGGCACTTGCCCTGCGGTTTTCAGGGACCAAATCAGCAGCAATCGTAGCTCCGATTGACATGAAGATACCATGTGCAAGCGCTGAAATGACACGTGCGATCAATAATACACCGACCGTGGTCGCAGAAGCCGCTAATGCATTTCCGGCAATGAACACGACCATTATCCATAGCAATAAAGTCTTTCGCGACATATTCGATGTCAGGGATGTCAGGATAGGTGCCCCGAACATGACCCCTAAGGCGTATAAGGATACCGTCAATCCCGCCGTCGTCACTGTAATGTGTAAATCTTTAGAAATGAGTGGTAATAGTCCCACGCTGATGAACTCTGTTGTTCCTATCGCAAAGGCACTGATCGCTAAAGCCAGCAATGCCCATGTACTTCTATTTTTACTTGAAATCATATCCTCTTCTCCTTCTCGTCGTTTTGTACTATCATTGAAATTGCCTTAGCAACTTTTTTTATAAATGGTACAGTTGAATTCGGTGTGCAAATGTTATTATGAGTTATAATAGTAATAAAAAACAGTACGTACTTTAAAGTGATATAGGCACCTTTTAGTACCTATAAAACAAGGAGAGTATGCCAATCATGCAAAAAAAGAAATACAATATATCAGTTGAAGCGACACTGGAAGTAATGGGCGGAAAGTGGAAATGCGTAATCCTCTGCCATCTGACCCACGGAAAAAAGCGGACCAGTGAGTTGAAGCGCCTTATGCCGAACATCACCCAAAAAATGTTGACCCAACAATTGAGGGAGTTAGAAAAGGACGAGGTCATCAATCGTATCGTTTATAACCAAGTCCCCCCTAAAGTGGAATATGAACTTAGTGAGTATGGGCAAAGCCTGGAAAGTATCCTATCCGCACTGTGTACGTGGGGGGAAAATCACATAACCAGAGTGTATGGGGATAAGTTTTCCGTTCTTGAGGAAAGTGTATTGAATGATCAATTAAAGTAATTCAAAACAAAAAAACGGAGTCCACTAAAGGGATTCCGTTTTTTTGCTGAACCGATCAAACATCATCATTGAAGAATAAAACAAAAAAGATTAGCTCAAATGTGCTATTTTTTTGTTTAGGCTGTTTTCACATACTTTGTTGCTATTTACCAGGTAGTGAGTTGTGGTTGATTTCCCCTCCAGATGCTCGCTTTCCTTGGTGCGGGCGGTGAGCCTCCTCGGCGTAAACGCCTGTGGGGTCTCACCTGTCCCGCTGCTCCCGCAGGAGTCTCGCACTTCCGCTCCAATTAACCTTAAATAGTTTCGTTTTAAAAACAAAATCTTTACGAAAAGAGCCTTTGTTCATAATGAATTCTCCTAATTTAACTAATAAATGCAAAGTGAAAATGATCATCATTGTTCTGGACACTACATACCCATCAAGAGCTAAACCATATCCTCCAGATATTAAAGCAAATAAAAATCGATATTGCGAGAGGTATTAAAACAAGAATGAAAGCTAGCTGAGTTTTGTTATCCATAAAGCATCCGCCTCGGTGTATTAATTTAACAAGTTATAACATTATTACCCATAAATTAATAACCTAATAAAAATACCATCGTACGAGGCATCCGTTTTATTCCCCACTATATTTTTGGTATAATATGTATGAAGTTTTATATGTAAACTTTTGTATATGATAAAGCAGGACAGTGTTGATCACTTAAAGTTTTTATTTTGTAAACAAATGAGTATAATGGTGAAACCAAGGAGTGACATATGAGAGTCTTATTAGAATTGATGCGCATCATATTAATATTCGGGATAGCCGGATCGATCATTTCGAATATTGTAAACGGTATATATATAAACATGGGAGTTAATCCGAATCAGTATGGCTGGCTAGGCTCGATTGCAATACTCATTTTATTATTTGTCTGGTATAGAAATAAACTTCAGTTCAGTGGCTGGTATTCGGGAAAAGGGAAGGAAAAGCTTCCAAAAACTGCCTCCCAAATACTAATCATGTGTTCACTATTTATGTTATGTGCCCCACCTGTTTTAAGTGTGCTGCAGCTGATATTTCAATAATCGGGATTCTATATCCCAGATAGAGCAGGAGTGAACGATTTGCGGAAATTGTTTAATATTGTGGTTCTCATACTCCTACTCGGTGGATTTTGGTATGGATATGGTAAAAATATTCAGGAGTCTGGATTCAAGGCGGGGGTTGGTTCCTTTGCATCCGATGTTCGTTCCTTTATAAACGGGCCCGAGGTTTCAACTGCCTTGGAAAAACTGAACACCGGAGTCAACAACCTGATGGGTTCGCTGGCTGAAACTTTGGATACCGCTTCAGAAAAAGAAACGCAAGAAACGGAAAAAGTGAAAAAACCAGCACTGGAAGCACCTTCTGAAGCATCCTTTTCAGTCAGTAATATCGAAATTGGCGACACAAAGGATGACGTAGAAAAACTGGCTGGGGAAGCAAAGCGGAAAACGCGGAATGAATATGGCGTAGACTGGTTCGCCTATCATGAAAATTATCAAAACTTCTTCATGGTTGCCTACGATAATAACAATAGAGTTGTTGGTTTATATACGAATCAAGATTTGATTTCCTCAAAGGAAGGCATTAAACGCGGCACCCCTAAGGAAACCGTGACTGCGAAATTGGGCGAGCCTGTAACAAAACTGCTTAAAGGCAACGTCTATTATCAGATTCGAAGTGATGGCGAATACGATATGTTTAAAATGGATAATAGCTATGTGACCATTTTTTATGATAAACATGAAAATAATACAGTCACATCGATCCAGATCATCGACGAAAAACTGGAAAAGCAAAAGAGCGGCTATTTTGCAAAAGCCAGCCCCGAGTTAAAGAAAGGCTTTGAATATCAATTATTCGATTTGACCAATGCATCACGGGTCAATCATGATCTCTCAGTGCTTTCATGGGATAAACGAGTGAAGGTCACTGCACAGGATCACAGTACAGATATGGCCGTGAATCAATACTTCAACCATACAAACCTTGAAGGAGAATCCCCGTTCGACAGGATGGAAGATGACAAAATCAAGTTTCGAATGGCTGGGGAAAACTTGGCTGCCGGTCAGAATAGCAGTATCTTTGCCCATGAAGGCCTGATGAATTCCATTGGCCACAGGGAAAACAAATTACAGAAGGATTATGAATCGCTCGGTGTCGGAGTGGCCTTCGATGAGGAAAATAAACCATATTATACGGAGAATTATTTGAGGAAATAAACCAAAAAGCTGTGCATGGAAAATCCCAGCACAGCTTTTTTCTCCAGAATAAAAGAGAGGGCATCCATTTTGAATGGATGCCCTCTCTTTTATAATGTATCACCAAACGAATAATCCAACCATCATGGCACTTAACAAGGAAACAGCCATCCCGCTTAGCAGCAGTTTCCAGACATTCCTTCCGATAATGTTCGATTTCTCATCATTTAGGATGGAATTGAATGTTCCATAAATCATTCCCACTGTACTGAAGTTGGCAAATGACGTCAGATAAGTGACAGCAACAGCGACTGTATGCGGAGACAGCGTACTGATTTTATCTTTTAAATCGAGCAAGGCGACGAACTCATTCGTGGCAAGCTTGATTCCCATCAATTGAGCGACATACATGGCATCATGTCCTGTTAGTCCAAGCAGGAATGCAAATGGACTAAAAATGACAGAGAAGATTTTTTGAATGGTCAGGCCATCCACAAAGAAACCGAAAATACCGTTTACACTGGCCGTTAACGCCACATAACCGATTACCATTGCCATGATGACGAAGACCATTTTGGCCCCCACCAGCATACTGTTAGAAATGGTGGAAAAGAAATCTTTACGTTCCTCTTTAGAAGGTACATAAACGACGTCTTCCTCTTTACTGACATCGACGGGATTTAGCATGTTAGCAATCAGCAAGGCATTTAAGCAGTTCAAAGGTATCGCTACAAATACATAGGTTGCCGGTACCATGGATAGGTAGGCTCCAATGATTGAACCGCTGATGCTGCTCATGCTCATGATTCCAAATGTCAAAAGTCGCTGATCTTTAATCGCGCCGAGTTGAACGCGGAGAACAGCAAGTGCTTCAGTATTCCCAAGGAACATCATCTGAATCGAAAAGAAACTCTCAAGTTTTGGCAAACCGGATACTTTTGAGATGAGCCATCCCACTTTATCAATGATCCAGGTAAGTATACCGAAATACGATAAAACATCAAAAAACGTGATAATGAAAATAATTGGCATCAATGCGCTGAAAAAGAAATCCACATGTTCATTTGCCATAACTGAAGGAAAGACGAATGAAATCCCTTCATTTGCACATCCAATCAACCAGGTGAAGAATGAAGCGATCAGATTAATGACCCACGCCCCTATCTTAGTTGATAACATGAACCCTGTGATAAGCAATTCAAGAACCAGCAAGGTAAGAATGGCTTTCCACTTAACGCTCCTTTTATTAGGTGAACAAAGGTAAACGATACCCATTACAACTAAAACACCCAGTATATTCAATAAGAAATACATGCTTTCATCCCCTTTGGATATATCATTTCCCATTCATTTTTTTTATATAAAAAGCCCTTACCTTTTTACACTTTCAGCCGCAGGAAGAAAGTGTGAAAAAGTAAGAGCCTTCATTAAAAAAGGGGTATGCTGGATCAAGTTTTCAAGCGAACCAACCATAAACCTATTCATCTCTTTTATTTTCATACTTCCTTGTAGTCCGGCATTATTCAAGGCTGCCAGGTAGAAACTATCAGACCATTGTTACTGATAATATACAAGGATATTTTTTAAATAAATTTCTTAGGAAAGATATCATTTTAAATCAGTTTATTTTCAATTACAATACGTTTTACAATTGTTATATTAATATAAATTTTTCGAAAACATTTTAAAAAGAAGTCTCCGGAGGGCCAATGTTGGGTAATACTTATGAAGTAGTATATCCCACCCATCAACAATGAAAATCACCTGCTTTATAGCGGTGTTGTTATAGCTCTAGTAAATTCGTCATATTCAATTTAGAGTCATGCCGTTTTAAAAAAACTTCCCACCTGTGATAATCCTTGATTCAATGCTTCATACTAAATAGTATATTACCTCTATAAGGACGTGGATTTTGGTGGATTTTATTTTTAGCCAGGAAACTCTTACTACAGTTCAGTGGATGTTGAGAGCCATTACATCCTTCATCGTTTTACTTTTTTCGGTTAAATTGATGGGGCAACGAGCCATTTCTCAGTTAAGATTAATTGATTTTATAATGGCATTAATTATTGGGAACATTCTTGCCCACCCTTTGTCTGATGCACATTCAGGTTTGAAGGGTTCAATGATAACGACCTGTGTATTAGTCATTTTATATATCATTAATGTGTTCACAAGTCTTAAGTGGGGCAAACTCCGAAGGTTCTTTGACCCCTCACCCTTTACCCTTATCGAAAATGGGCAAATCGTTTACAAAAGCTTAGCAAGGGCTCGAATCTCCATCGATTTTTTACTATCTGAATTAAGAAAAGAAAAAATTGTCGATATTGAAAAAGTATCACTCGCACTATGGGAACCTGATGGTACTATTTCATTGTTTTTAGATCCTCAATATAAAGCGCTAACTCCAGCAGATATGCATATAGCAACTAAAGCCTTCACTTTACCTAAAACGATTATTAAAGAGGGGAAGATTGATTTTAAAGAATTAAATCAAGACGGTAAAGACGAAGTATGGCTGAAAAAAAGTCTCAAAATGACTTATAATGCGGACGTGAACGATATTTTATTAGCAACCATTGATAATAACGATAACATAAAGGTCTTTTTTTACAAATAGCTCCTTGAAGCCCTTAGTACTGCGAAAGAATATAAATACTTTTTTCTCGCTTAAAAATAATTCCCGGTGAAAATTTGAGTTATTTCTTTTTGCAGACAAAATAAAATCCCCTCAAGAAGAAAGTGTAAAACCTACATATAAATGTCGGCTTTTACACTTTCAAACTTAAAGGGGATCATATCACATTCATGACCTTCAAGAAACTCTCTTATTACTCCGACCAATGCAGAGTATTTAAGAACTTGTACACATCCTCATAAACCTGCTCACGTTCTTTACCTAATGTGATTATATGGCCAGAGTTTTCATACCATATCAAGTGTTTATGCTGCGTATCGACTTCATTAAAAATCGCTGTAGCACTGTTCGTATAGTCGGGATCATCCAAACGCCCTTGTAAAACAAGAGTTGGTGATGTGATTAAATCTAAATCTTCACCAGTCTCATTTATTATATTCACCATATCATTCAGCGAAGTCATAGGGTCTTCTTCCAACAGCTTCACTTCGGCAGCAATTTGGTCTGCATCTTTGCCTTCAAACTTCTTATAGGCCTGTGCATAATTGAGCAAGCGTTTTTTTTGTCGATCGCTACTTTTCCCTTGTGTCGGTGCACACATTGCAACTACCCCTGTTACAGGAAGTTCAATTCCTACTTTTAATGAGAACAATCCTCCTAAAGAAATTCCTGCAACAGCAATTTCCTCGTAGCCTTCATCTTTAAGGAATTGATAACCTTCCACTACATCTTTCCACCATTGCTTTGGACTTGTTTTAGCAAGTTCCTCGGCTGATACGCCATGCCCACTATAAAGGGGTCCGTGGCAAGTATAGTCGCGATCATTCAGGTATTTCCCTAATTTCTTCATGTCTCCTGTACTTCCGGTAAACCCGTGAAGTAAAAGAACAGCTCTTTTTCCACCTCTGTATGTGAATGACTCAGGTGCTTTCACTTTCATCTATCTAGGACCTTCTTTCTGCTCTTGTTGATAAATAGAATCTAAATGATTTTCAAAAAAAAATCAATTAATACCCCTTGAGTGGGATTTCTTCTATCCTATTCCGTATTTTCATTCAAACAGATAAATCATGTATTTATTATCCTTACCACACTCTTTACAACTCATCCGTTCCGAAGCACATTTTACTATGATTGATTTTATTTAGCAATCGTCATTTAACCATTTTTTTTAAGAAAAGTAAAATGCACCTTGTAATACGATGTACAAGGTATTACACTTTAAAAATGAAAAAGGAGGAGATTGTATTGGATAAAGAATTAATGAAGGGAAGCATTGACCTCCTTTTGCTTTCACTTCTTTCACAAAAGAAGCTTTATGGCTATGAAATGACAAAGATCTTGAGGGAAATGAGCATGGGCAAATATGAAATCAGTGAAGGCACCCTCTACCCCGCCCTTAAACGGTTAGAAACCAAAAAATTCATAAAAGGCCATTGGAAAGAGTCCGAGTCAGGTCGCAGGAAATATTATCATGTCACAGAAACCGGGCAAACCGAACTTGAACGGAAACGGAAATGCTTCTTCTTCCTGGAAAAATTAGTTCAGAAAAGCGCAGAGCAATTCTGACCTAAAAAACAAGATAAAAAGCTTCCTGCACCCATTATTAAAACGTCCAGGAAGCTTTTTTTGCTATTTACTCGTGAATTTCGTGCGTTTACTCGTGAATTCATGCTACACTCTTGATTTCGCGCTGTTTACTCGTGGGTTCGGCTTGTTTACTCGTGAGTTTTGCACGTTTACTCGTGAATTTCGCACGTTTACTCGTGAATTTCGCACATTTACTCGTGAATTCCGCACGTTTACTCGTGAATTCATGCTACACTCTTGATTCCGCACTGTTTATTCGTGGGTTCGGCTATTTACTCGTGAATTCATGCTACACTCTTGATTTCGCGCTGTTTATTCGTGGGTTCGGCTTGTTTACTCGTGAGTTTCGCACGTTTACTCGTGAGTTTGGACTATTTACTCGTGAGTTTCGCACGTTTACTCGTGAGTTTTGCACGTTTACTCGTGAATTTCGCACATTTACTCGTGAGTTTCGCACGTTTACTCGTGAGTTTCGCACGTTTACTCGTGAGTTTGGACTATTTACTCGTGAGTTTCGCACATTTACTCGTGAATTCATGCTACACTCCTGGTTTCGCGCTTTTTACTCGTGAGTTTGGACTGTTTACTCGTGAATTCCGCACTTTTACTCGTGAGTTTTGCACGTTTACTCGTGAGTTTCGCACGTTTACTCGTGAATTCATGCTACACTCTTGATTTCGCGCTGTTTATTCGTGGGTTACTCCAGTCACGCAAAAAAAGGACCTAATTTGGCCCTTTTTTGTCTATTCCTTTATGTTTCCGATAATTGGCGCAGGAGAGCTTCATACATTCCCCCTGGACATGCGGACCATATTTTTCGCGAAAGGCCTCGAGGCAATAGCATTTATCTTCTTCCTTTTTGGTTCCATCCATCGGTGCATCCCTCCTAGAATTCAACCGGAGACTACGCGCTTTTCCAGTCTTACATTGATTCGTCCCAACAGTACGGCACCGATTGACTGAATGACTGTTTTAACGATGATTTGGCCGATAATCGCAGCGGGTACGGCTTCCCATGGCAATATATTGGCACCTAGTGGACTTAGGCCAATCACGACAAATATCACCGAATCGAAAAACCCTCCAACGATCCCGCTGTAAAACACCCTCCAACTCATCGGGAGCTTTAACCGGGTATAAATTTCCGTATCCGCTGTTTCTGCCACCACGAACGATAATGCGGAAGCAAATACAATCAATAACGTATCTCCTAATAAAAATGAAACACATGCAGATAAAATAAGTGCGGTGACGATACACATATAGGTTTTCGCACGGCCGAATTTATTCTGGACCAGATCTCGAAAGATGAAGGTTCCTCCGATGAGCAATGTACCCATCGGAATGATGAACATGCCCAAATGTAATGGATCAAAAGCTGCTGTAACCACATTCGCCGTGACGATGGATACTAAATAAAATAGAATTCTTAACATTTAATTCTTCTCCTTATACAGAAAAAACAGCACCCTAAGAAAGAGCACTGTTCCCCTTAGTTTTTTTGAGAGGGTAGCTAGAACCTCTTCCGCCGGAGCGGATTATCATTTTCCTTATTTATCGTAGCTTGAAAACGGTTGGAAATCAAGAAGTTTCCATATGGCCTGATCCTAAAATGAATTCAAGCTTATACCCCTTCAATAATCGCCTTCTTGATTTCGTTTTAGTCACTGGGAATGGCGTGAATCCACGAATTTCATTTGCAGACTCGATAAGCCAATAGCCGCTTTCCAAAGCTTAACACTTAGCAAATGTTCCTCTGATGCCAAAGGGTTTTTAAGGCTTTTGCCGATTCCTGTCGCAGAAAACTGCTTGACCGGCTGAATATAAAAAGCAGACAATCATTGATAGAGCTATGATACGATTTTGATATTGCAACCCTTTTTGTTTTTATTTGGCACGGACTTGATAAGGAATGCTAGAAGTATAAACGCGAGGAGGAAAAAGAATAATGAAAAAACCAACGTTTGTCTATCCTATTTATATCGCAACCACACCAGAGAAGCTTTGGGAAGCCCTAACGAGTGGCGAATTCACAAAAAAATATCACTTTGGATGTCAAATCAAGTCATCCTTTCAAGAAGGCGCAACCGTTACATATTTGCTGGAAGATGGACGAATCACTGATCATGGAAATGTACTTAAGTGTGAGCCGCTGCAACTGCTCTCTTTTACATGGAACACGATAGGAGACGAAACACCCCGCGAGGATCCTGCTCGGGTCACTTTTCAACTGCAGCCAATGGATGATTCTACTGTGAAGTTAACACTTACACATGAAGAGCTATTGGAGACCGATTTCGTATATGGTGACAATACCTTTAAGGGCATAAATAATGGATGGCCAGCTATTCTATGTAACCTGAAGAGCTTGCTTGAAACTGGACGGACCTTGCCGCCAATATATGTAGATCGGGTAAATTAGGTGTTAGTGGGAACTTATTTAAACATATCGAAAGAGAGCTGATATAGTATGGATACTCAAATAACTACGAAATTTAAAATAGGCAAGCCAACTAATGAGGTGTTTGAAGCCATAGTAAACCCTGAAAAAATCGGAAATTTCTGGTTCTCGTCGAGTTCTGAAAGATGGGAGCAAGGCAGGACGCTTACATTGAGATATAACGAATACGATGCTGAAGTGGTTATACATGTATTAGAAGTCGAGAAAAATAGGAAAATCGTGTATTCGTGGGGAGGCAACGCCCAAGAAACGGTCGTTACAATTACATTAAAAGAGCTGGATAATACAAGTTCAATTATTGAAGTAAACGAATCAGGTTTGAAGGAAGACGACCCTGAAATAATAAAAAAAATGATAGGGCAAAAAGAGGGGTGGGTATATACTTTAACCTGTTTAAAGGGTTATTTAGAAAGTGGTGTAACTAATTTGAGAGCGTCATTAATTTTTTAAGATGCTGGTTCAGCTGAAAAAAGATCTCCAAAACCGGCAGTTGGGCATGCCGCCTGCCAGAACAATAACACTGACAATATTTAACTATGTTGTACCTGTTAAGCCTTTACGATTTAATGGTGTTCGAATATCGATAAAATGCCACCACTCGAAGGTCAAATAAAGTGGTTAAAAGAAAGCGGCTTACAAGTCGTCGATAGTCTATATAAATTCACGGGTAATGTTTCCGGGAAAAACTCAAGGATGGATTCCGTGAGTTTTTCACTTTCTGTTTGGTTTGACGCGAAATTCAATCGGAAATCACCTTTAGATACATGCCCTTCGAAGCTTTTTCATAGGCTTCAATTCCCATGTTCTTCACTTTTTCGGATAAAGTGGATGCTCTCACCACTTGGGTTCCTTGCATGATGGAAGGATCCATCAGGCGCACTTTATTTTACCGATGTAAATCATAGTCCAATTGATCTTCTTTCACCTTTACGTTACCATGGATCCTTTTTAACAGATTTTGGACTTCATCGTCTTCAGTGGAGCTTAACAAGGATGTGACTTCTTCATCTGTACCAAGTAAGTCATCAAGGCTGATCAGGTTTTTAGCCAAAGCCAATTTTAACGTCTTTGCCAAGATATCATAGCCATATATATTAAGTGGGTCCATGAAAAAATCAATAACTTCACTGTAATACGTTTTCACAAACCATTCCGCCGAATCCATATTATCCAGATCCATTCTTCCATTTACTATGATTACATGATCAAGAAAGTCATGAACGGATTCAAGTGTGATATATCCATACTGATGCATATCCCGGAGAGTATAATCCACCCGATCGGCACATAACCCAGGTGCTGGCTGTTCAAGCATTTCCCTTTTTGACTGAACAATAATTTTACAACCATATCCATATTCCTTCAATATAAATGGGATTTCAGATTCCATAATGACATGATCATATATCTTTTCATGATAATCTTCATCCATACAATCCAGAACGAAATCTATAACATGTGAGAATGCAGTATGGGATACGTCATGCAGTAAGCCCGCGATTTGTTCCTCTAATGAACCGCCAAACGCCTTTATTAACAACATCACACCAATTGAATGGTCAAATCGTGTGACATTCCACTTCTCATTAACTAAATAACTTTCCCCACCTTGATGTAGTATTCCCTTCAATCTTTGGACCGGTTTGCTTACTATCAGCTCTTCTAGAACTCCCTCTACAATGTGTTTCCATAGATACTATCCGAAACTAGCAATAACTGCCTCCTCCTCCATTAGTTTACTCATTACAGTTAGGTGATTTCACTGATTTTCTTCTGTAAAAATTATTTCCCCCTTTTCACCTTGCTCATATTGCTGTTTTGCCATTTTTTCCAATTCCTTTTCATCATTCAAATCGATATCAGGTAGATTGCCCTCAGCTTCATCCCCAATGAGTATCACTTCATTTGTTATTATTCGATTTGCTGGATACACCATTTTAATGTCTTCTATAGGTTTTGTTTTATTATTAAAAGATTTATTGAATCCCTTCCAACGGGCTTGAGTCCCCTCCATTTTACCATAAAAGTATATTATTAGTTAATAGTGAATGCTACTATGTTTGACGTTATAGTTAAATTCTAGTTACATTTAATGGTAAATCCTCACTTAAAAACAGCCATTTAGCAAAATGTCTAATCTTTGATATTTGTAAATCAGTACGGTATCATTCCATTTAACCAGTGGTCAATAAACAAGGGGGGGTGGAATGATGTCGCCAAGAAAATCGGCAGGTAAAGAATTATCCAGGGAAATGGTATTGACTGAAGCTAGAAACCTTTTTGCAACCTTAGGGTATTCGAACGTCTCAATGAGACAATTGGCTAAATCATTGGATTGCAGCCATGGAGCCATTTATTATCACTTTAAAAATAAGGCAGAAATATATTACAGTTTGGTGAAAACGGATTTTTCCGTTTTAAATCATTTAATCGATGATATCATCATATCGGAAAATGACCCTTCTCAAAAAATCGAAAAGATTTTATTATGCTTCATTGAGTTTGGTTTAACACAACAGAATCATTATTCCATCATGTTTTTATCCAAGGAAAAAGAAATTCA
Protein-coding sequences here:
- a CDS encoding MFS transporter, whose protein sequence is MISSKNRSTWALLALAISAFAIGTTEFISVGLLPLISKDLHITVTTAGLTVSLYALGVMFGAPILTSLTSNMSRKTLLLWIMVVFIAGNALAASATTVGVLLIARVISALAHGIFMSIGATIAADLVPENRRASAIAIMFTGLTVATVTGVPFGTFIGQQFGWRFAFIIIVAIGLIAFIGNSILVPSDLRKAARTTFRDQIKLVTNGRLLLVFIITALGYGGTFVVFTYLSPLLQEVTGYKEGTVALILLIYGVAIAIGNTLGGKFANRNPINALFYMFLIQAIVLVVLTFTAPFKIAGLITIILMGLFAFMNVPGLQVYVVMLAERFVPSAVDVASAINIAAFNAGIAIGAYLGGVITDSIGLIHTAWIGGVMVFAAVVLTAWSRALESKDRSKGTGKIA
- a CDS encoding PadR family transcriptional regulator, encoding MDKELMKGSIDLLLLSLLSQKKLYGYEMTKILREMSMGKYEISEGTLYPALKRLETKKFIKGHWKESESGRRKYYHVTETGQTELERKRKCFFFLEKLVQKSAEQF
- a CDS encoding SRPBCC family protein, with translation MDTQITTKFKIGKPTNEVFEAIVNPEKIGNFWFSSSSERWEQGRTLTLRYNEYDAEVVIHVLEVEKNRKIVYSWGGNAQETVVTITLKELDNTSSIIEVNESGLKEDDPEIIKKMIGQKEGWVYTLTCLKGYLESGVTNLRASLIF
- a CDS encoding DUF421 domain-containing protein encodes the protein MDFIFSQETLTTVQWMLRAITSFIVLLFSVKLMGQRAISQLRLIDFIMALIIGNILAHPLSDAHSGLKGSMITTCVLVILYIINVFTSLKWGKLRRFFDPSPFTLIENGQIVYKSLARARISIDFLLSELRKEKIVDIEKVSLALWEPDGTISLFLDPQYKALTPADMHIATKAFTLPKTIIKEGKIDFKELNQDGKDEVWLKKSLKMTYNADVNDILLATIDNNDNIKVFFYK
- a CDS encoding SRPBCC family protein — encoded protein: MKKPTFVYPIYIATTPEKLWEALTSGEFTKKYHFGCQIKSSFQEGATVTYLLEDGRITDHGNVLKCEPLQLLSFTWNTIGDETPREDPARVTFQLQPMDDSTVKLTLTHEELLETDFVYGDNTFKGINNGWPAILCNLKSLLETGRTLPPIYVDRVN
- a CDS encoding alpha/beta hydrolase — encoded protein: MKVKAPESFTYRGGKRAVLLLHGFTGSTGDMKKLGKYLNDRDYTCHGPLYSGHGVSAEELAKTSPKQWWKDVVEGYQFLKDEGYEEIAVAGISLGGLFSLKVGIELPVTGVVAMCAPTQGKSSDRQKKRLLNYAQAYKKFEGKDADQIAAEVKLLEEDPMTSLNDMVNIINETGEDLDLITSPTLVLQGRLDDPDYTNSATAIFNEVDTQHKHLIWYENSGHIITLGKEREQVYEDVYKFLNTLHWSE
- a CDS encoding winged helix-turn-helix transcriptional regulator, whose translation is MQKKKYNISVEATLEVMGGKWKCVILCHLTHGKKRTSELKRLMPNITQKMLTQQLRELEKDEVINRIVYNQVPPKVEYELSEYGQSLESILSALCTWGENHITRVYGDKFSVLEESVLNDQLK
- a CDS encoding nucleoside transporter C-terminal domain-containing protein: MYFLLNILGVLVVMGIVYLCSPNKRSVKWKAILTLLVLELLITGFMLSTKIGAWVINLIASFFTWLIGCANEGISFVFPSVMANEHVDFFFSALMPIIFIITFFDVLSYFGILTWIIDKVGWLISKVSGLPKLESFFSIQMMFLGNTEALAVLRVQLGAIKDQRLLTFGIMSMSSISGSIIGAYLSMVPATYVFVAIPLNCLNALLIANMLNPVDVSKEEDVVYVPSKEERKDFFSTISNSMLVGAKMVFVIMAMVIGYVALTASVNGIFGFFVDGLTIQKIFSVIFSPFAFLLGLTGHDAMYVAQLMGIKLATNEFVALLDLKDKISTLSPHTVAVAVTYLTSFANFSTVGMIYGTFNSILNDEKSNIIGRNVWKLLLSGMAVSLLSAMMVGLFVW
- a CDS encoding VUT family protein — its product is MLRILFYLVSIVTANVVTAAFDPLHLGMFIIPMGTLLIGGTFIFRDLVQNKFGRAKTYMCIVTALILSACVSFLLGDTLLIVFASALSFVVAETADTEIYTRLKLPMSWRVFYSGIVGGFFDSVIFVVIGLSPLGANILPWEAVPAAIIGQIIVKTVIQSIGAVLLGRINVRLEKRVVSG
- a CDS encoding CAP domain-containing protein: MNDLRKLFNIVVLILLLGGFWYGYGKNIQESGFKAGVGSFASDVRSFINGPEVSTALEKLNTGVNNLMGSLAETLDTASEKETQETEKVKKPALEAPSEASFSVSNIEIGDTKDDVEKLAGEAKRKTRNEYGVDWFAYHENYQNFFMVAYDNNNRVVGLYTNQDLISSKEGIKRGTPKETVTAKLGEPVTKLLKGNVYYQIRSDGEYDMFKMDNSYVTIFYDKHENNTVTSIQIIDEKLEKQKSGYFAKASPELKKGFEYQLFDLTNASRVNHDLSVLSWDKRVKVTAQDHSTDMAVNQYFNHTNLEGESPFDRMEDDKIKFRMAGENLAAGQNSSIFAHEGLMNSIGHRENKLQKDYESLGVGVAFDEENKPYYTENYLRK